A single window of Aspergillus puulaauensis MK2 DNA, chromosome 5, nearly complete sequence DNA harbors:
- a CDS encoding putative MFS transporter (COG:G;~EggNog:ENOG410PHFT;~InterPro:IPR020846,IPR011701,IPR036259;~PFAM:PF07690;~TransMembrane:12 (i103-120o140-161i173-194o200-223i235-255o267-290i343-362o374-396i408-429o435-453i465-486o498-519i);~go_function: GO:0022857 - transmembrane transporter activity [Evidence IEA];~go_process: GO:0055085 - transmembrane transport [Evidence IEA]), with protein sequence MKGDTPRPLSFPSPYSPLLASLPSSSYPSSFSSHPSYRTMSPRISATQDPTGDTHKNDAEDIEVVEDVAKGNRPNPRKGAPAYVAALSPDERARAERALVRKIDIRLLPTIIIMYIMNYLDRNNIAAARLAGLEKDLKLVGVQYQTCVSILFVGYLLMQIPSNLILNKLGKPAIYLPSAMIVWGIISTCTAAAQNYAGLVVIRFFLGFVEAAYFPGCLYFLSAWYTRKELGFRTAALYSGSLISGAFSGLIAAGITGNMDGKLGLSAWRWLFIIEGAITIAIAVIAIFILPNFPRTTGWLSTEEKQLAAWRLEEDIGEDDWVDSEQQSFLHGAMLAFSDIKTWVLMLLILCIVSSASVTNFFPTVVETLNYGNIETLLLTAPPYVLAVITAFANAWHADRTGERYFHITLPLYIAVAAFIIAATTTAVAPRYLSMMLMVPALYTGYVVALGWISNTLPRPASKRAAALAGINCVSNASSIYASYMYPDSDKPRFVTAMSVNCATAFVAILSATLLRVILVRLNKRLDRGEGVSGGGVPGQASARGFRFLV encoded by the exons ATGAAGGGCGATACCCCTCGTCCGCTATCTTTTCCATCGCCctattctcctcttcttgcttctcttccctcatcatcctatccttcctctttctcctctcaTCCGTCCTATAGAACAATGTCTCCGCGGATATCGGCCACTCAAGATCCCACAGGGGATACTCACAAAAATGACGCTGAGGATATCGAAGTCGTTGAAGACGTTGCCAAAGGTAATAGGCCCAACCCTAGAAAAGGAGCTCCTGCATATGTGGCGGCCTTGTCCCCAGATGAGCGTGCACGCGCCGAGAGGGCTCTCGTCCGCAAAATTGACATCCGACTGCTGCCAACGATCATCATTATGTACATAATGAACTACCTGGACCGGAACAACATT GCGGCTGCTCGGCTTGCTGGCCTTGAGAAAGACCTCAAGTTGGTTGGGGTGCAGTACCAAACCTGCGTCAGCATTCTATTCGTTGGTTACCTTTTGATGCAGA TACCCTCAAACTTGATACTGAACAAGCTCGGAAAACCGGCAATTTACCTTCCCAGCGCCATGATTGTTTGGGGTATCATTTCCACATGCACTGCTGCAGCTCAAAACTACGCTGGGCTCGTTGTGATTCGATTCTTCCTCGGTTTTGTCGAGGCCGCTTATTTC CCCGGGTGTCTTTATTTCCTTAGCGCCTGGTACACCAGAAAAGAGCTTGGATTTCGGACCGCTGCGCTTTACTCTGGTTCTTTAATCTCCGGGGCTTTCTCTGGGCTTATCGCAGCTGGTATTACTGGGAATATGGATGGTAAATTAGGGCTCAGTGCTTG gcgCTGGCTATTCATAATTGAAGGTGCTATCACTATTGCAATTGCGGTTAttgccatcttcatcctaCCCAACTTTCCACGTACCACTGGTTGGCTCTCAaccgaggagaagcagctAGCTGcttggaggctggaggaagatattGGCGAAGACGACTGGGTCGACAGTGAACAACAATCCTTCCTCCACGGTGCGATGCTCGCATTCAGCGATATCAAGACTTGGGTTCTG ATGCTCCTAATCCTCTGCATcgtctcctccgcctccgtaACAAACTTCTTCCCCACCGTCGTCGAAACCCTCAACTACGGGAACATCgaaaccctcctcctcaccgcACCCCCCTACGTCCTCGCCGTAATCACCGCATTCGCAAACGCCTGGCACGCAGACCGTACAGGCGAGCGCTACTTCCACATCACCCTCCCACTCTACAtcgccgtcgcagccttcatcatcgccgcaacaaccaccgccGTCGCGCCCCGCTACCTCTCCATGATGCTCATGGTCCCCGCCCTGTACACGGGGTACGTCGTCGCGCTAGGCTGGATCTCGAATACGCTCCCGCGGCCGGCGTCGAAGCGAGCGGCGGCTCTGGCGGGGATTAATTGTGTGAGTAATGCCAGCAGCATCTATGCGAGCTACATGTATCCCGACAGCGACAAGCCGCGGTTTGTCACGGCTATGTCGGTGAACTGTGCCACGGCGTTTGTGGCGATTTTGTCGGCGACGCTGCTGCGGGTTATCCTTGTTAGGTTGAATAAGAGGCTTGATCGCGGGGAGGGGGTTAGTGGAGGTGGTGTGCCGGGGCAGGCTTCGGCCAGGGGTTTCAGGTTTTTGGTTTGA
- a CDS encoding uncharacterized protein (COG:S;~EggNog:ENOG410PMYP;~TransMembrane:1 (i27-47o)) produces MSHSQDARNRRVGTGFSRSGQRTVMGYWAPLALTVGIAAIGVATWIWTERNEEDDEDDRDYPRGGDERATGPSGVSFPRGEFEDGEYAQATGADIHGDPNEDASVMARMQGALRRTPSPQQIFDGASKRVAAGVAAAGAFVGGALTSIREENRGDFEDHSRWSEEVESRNQRRNQPDATLPSQVPTRGVDSGLATSEKKRKAVVIVVSSESSHLHHEDLTSDHVSILSHLPEHVNPDSAKIFVLIYSPGLKHAPNQGGSSHTLSVTSSYSNIAPEEAAPSAEGTTADLSTLEPRQAEDPEGTTPLFNTLYTQGQAIVDKDTMIMPFNSPTGYVHLVRHLSPDTVYVQESLSGQDGAAVNHISGWVRQVVVVVGDEGGRGGLIDSDDESALAGNDEKWWRKEGVTGIGKRIDVVDVLRVGDDWRRRISGHD; encoded by the exons ATGTCTCACTCCCAGGATGCTCGCAATCGGCGGGTGGGTACCGGTTTCAGCCGGAGTGGTCAGCGCACTGTGATGGGATACTGGGCGCCTCTCGCCCTGACTGTTGGTATTGCTGCCATTGGTGTTGCGACTTGGATATGGACGGAgcgcaatgaagaagatgacgaggatgaccGCGACTATCCTCGAGGTGGTGATGAACGCGCGACTGGCCCCAGCGGGGTGTCATTTCCGCGCGGTGAATTTGAGGACGGTGAATACGCTCAAGCGACAGGTGCAGATATCCATGGCGATCCGAACGAGGATGCCAGTGTGATGGCTCGCATGCAAGGAGCATTGCGGCGTACGCCCAGTCCCCAGCAGATCTTTGATGGTGCAAGCAAGCGGGTTGCCGCCGGTGTAGCAGCAGCTGGAGCATTTGTTGGAGGAGCTCTGACTTCAATCCGAGAGGAGAACAGAGGCGACTTTGAGGACCATTCACGATGGTCAGAAGAGGTGGAATCCCGGAATCAGCGAAGGAACCAGCCAGACGCTACCCTGCCCAGCCAGGTCCCAACGCGTGGCGTCGATAGTGGCCTCGCGACTTctgaaaaaaagagaaaggcCGTGGTAATTGTCGTATCATCGGAATCATCGCATCTTCACCACGAAGATCTGACCTCTGACCATGTG TCTATCCTTTCTCACCTTCCTGAACATGTCAACCCGGATTCCGCTAAAATTTTCGTCTTGATCTATTCGCCCGGACTGAAGCACGCGCCCAACCAAGGTGGCTCCTCGCACACATTGTCAGTCACATCGTCATACTCAAACATCGCTCCCGAAGAAGCTGCCCCATCAGCCGAAGGAACTACCGCAGATCTGTCCACTTTGGAGCCTCGACAGGCTGAGGACCCAGAGGGTACAACACCCCTGTTCAACACTTTATACACACAGGGCCAGGCTATCGTCGACAAGGATACCATGATTATGCCGTTCAACTCCCCTACCGGATATGTACATCTTGTCCGTCATCTATCGCCTGATACTGTCTATGTTCAGGAGTCACTATCTGGTCAGGATGGGGCTGCAGTGAACCACATCTCCGGCTGGGTCAggcaggttgttgttgtggttggtGATGAAGGTGGTCGAGGCGGCCTCATCGACAGCGATGATGAATCGGCACTTGCGGGTAATGATGAGAAATGGTGGCGTAAGGAGGGTGTTACTGGCATTGGTAAACGCATCGACGTGGTTGATGTGCTCCGTGTCGGGGACGATTGGCGGCGTAGAATTAGCGGCCATGACTAG
- the BNI4 gene encoding uncharacterized protein (COG:S;~EggNog:ENOG410PGSG), with translation MAALVQTIPQQSSAVPVLQTRPSSSSGAFTTSQSLQQTNSRTPAMSWNTYNTTGNSGGYRQGHQVVAPYAFTSTPNLSNSPNVQNRQSWSPNLRPEHRTSSAPSAPQLPANGAVAGINSRPVNHTAAGSVSTSSSNSSVQSYISKDDTAIPTRKLHSDSSVRPLSTANLPSPTPPFMNISSPTVSRPSPDRYRRGNRRSDATAGATTTGGVPARVSPPIMDENQQQATSSGPVGVRNLVPENKSHTIGHTRAPSADDVSRSEKPQLPELAKRYRRRSWGHIDNTGLINLELKLPAASPIPMHKGQDYFDQERPRSAQSHKEVSGSIHSARSSNSSVADAGTASPKPAAKPDDTKRATKPSPLSQPVSAEPASPQTAQQTQREPPKLASPASQRLAELSKKDTQRPGKSRLRRAFSFGSASELLKASQAGQRKDGLPVDKSRRDLLQEELGAEQAAIAEQQEASGLGESIYSHHQGRFFNSSTDNLSISSTASSASIMLRKMGKGMKRSTRSLVGIFRPKSALVTSPTDDITAEPMAPQVSVVNIEADRKSVAANADPQELPHGGTVFPKIEISGPGGASQEDLAESLQSRKSIVGGDRERAEVLAAVRKGILKKAHPDNTTPTPAKPSSQDNGTDSPQSSAPSTPEDQPRTGIRRPDTVKIAGEDELSEAKNVTLGPQAMASKSLIFSPRIQFHETWPSGEYDRRGDIATCNRLTPLLAQQIKEELNTFKMEMEVHETSKIYTHFL, from the exons ATGGCAGCTTTGGTACAGACGATTCCTCAGCAAAGCAGCGCGGTTCCGGTGCTCCAAACTcgcccctcttcctcctcgggtGCTTTCACAACTTCTCAGTCTTTACAGCAAACAAACTCTCGAACCCCCGCTATGTCTTGGAATACATACAACACGACTGGCAATTCGGGGGGATATAGGCAAGGCCATCAGGTTGTGGCTCCCTACGCCTTTACCAGCACCCCCAACCTCTCCAATTCACCAAATGTGCAAAACCGTCAGTCATGGTCTCCTAATCTGAGACCCGAGCATCGAACTTCTTCTGCTCCGTCCGCACCTCAACTCCCAGCGAATGGTGCTGTCGCCGGAATCAATTCACGCCCCGTCAACCACACTGCAGCTGGTTCTGTATctacttcatcttccaacTCTTCTGTCCAGTCATACATTTCTAAAGACGACACGGCTATTCCCACCCGAAAACTCCACAGTGATTCCTCCGTCCGACCCCTATCTACCGCCAACTTACCTTCACCCACGCCCCCATTCATGAACATATCCTCGCCTACTGTGTCCCGCCCATCGCCTGATCGATACCGTCGTGGAAACCGTCGCTCGGATGCAACGGCGGGGGCCACAACAACGGGGGGCGTGCCGGCACGGGTGTCCCCACCAATTATGGATGAAAACCAGCAACAGGCGACGTCCTCCGGACCCGTAGGAGTCAGAAACCTCGTACCGGAAAACAAATCTCATACGATAGGGCATACCAGAGCCCCCAGTGCAGACGATGTTTCACGATCCGAGAAACCTCAGCTGCCAGAATTAGCAAAGCGGTATCGacggaggagctggggacATATCGACAACACTGGTCTCATAAACCTTGAGCTTAAGTTGCCCGCAGCATCCCCAATTCCGATGCACAAGGGGCAGGATTATTTTGATCAAGAGCGGCCTAGGTCGGCTCAGTCACATAAGGAAGTATCGGGGAGCATCCATTCTGCTCGCTCCTCTAACTCATCT GTGGCCGATGCGGGAACTGCATCGCCAAAGCCTGCTGCAAAGCCGGATGATACCAAGCGCGCAACCAAACCCTCCCCATTATCTCAGCCTGTTTCTGCAGAACCCGCTTCGCCACAAACTGCGCAACAAACCCAGCGGGAACCGCCTAAGCTGGCAAGTCCTGCTTCGCAACGCTTGGCAGAACTCTCGAAAAAAGATACACAACGACCGGGGAAATCACGGTTGAGGAGAGCTTTCTCGTTTGGAAGTGCCTCCGAACTACTGAAAGCCTCGCAGGCTGGCCAACGCAAGGATGGACTACCCGTGGACAAATCCCGCAGGGATTTACTGCAGGAAGAATTAGGTGCGGAACAAGCTGCTATAGCCGAGCAGCAGGAAGCCAGCGGCTTGGGTGAAAGTATATACTCGCATCACCAAGGtcgcttcttcaacagtTCTACGGATAACTTGTCCATCTCTTccaccgcatcctccgcatcaatCATGCTACGGAAGATGGGCAAGGGGATGAAACGGTCCACCCGTTCTCTTGTTGGGATATTCCGACCGAAATCCGCTCTGGTCACGTCACCCACAGACGATATTACAGCAGAGCCGATGGCGCCACAGGTGTCGGTTGTGAATATTGAAGCAGATAGAAAGAGCGTCGCGGCAAATGCGGATCCTCAGGAACTTCCTCATGGCGGGACAGTATTTCCTAAGATAGAAATTTCTGGCCCTGGTGGTGCCAGTCAGGAGGACTTGGCAGAATCATTGCAATCGCGTAAAAGCATTGTTGGAGGAGACAGAGAACGTGCAGAGGTTCTTGCAGCTGTCAGAAAGGGTATCCTCAAAA AAGCCCACCCTGACAACACAACCCCCACGCCGGCTAAACCCAGCTCACAAGACAACGGCACCGATTCGCCTCAGTCCAGTGCGCCCAGCACTCCTGAAGATCAGCCTAGGACCGGGATCCGGCGTCCCGACACTGTCAAAATAGCCGGCGAAGATGAGTTATCTGAAGCCAAGAATGTGACCCTGGGACCTCAAGCAATGGCTTCCAAGAGCCTCATTTTTAGCCCTCGAATCCAGTTTCACGAGACATGGCCCAGTGGAGAATATGATCGACGGGGAGATATCGCAACATGCAACCGGCTCACTCCGCTACTCGCCCAGCAAATCAAAGAAGAGCTGAATACTTTCAAGATG GAGATGGAAGTTCACGAAACCTCGAAGATCTATACACACTTTCTCTGA
- a CDS encoding glycoside hydrolase family 35 protein (CAZy:GH35;~COG:G;~EggNog:ENOG410PGRS;~InterPro:IPR025300,IPR025972,IPR037110,IPR008979, IPR036833,IPR018954,IPR017853,IPR001944,IPR031330;~PFAM:PF13363,PF10435,PF01301,PF13364;~SECRETED:SignalP(1-21);~go_function: GO:0004553 - hydrolase activity, hydrolyzing O-glycosyl compounds [Evidence IEA];~go_process: GO:0005975 - carbohydrate metabolic process [Evidence IEA]), translating into MARVAQLLLFLLGSFQVLAAAQNNSQSEWPLHDNGLSKVVQWDHYSFYVHGQRIFIFSGEFHYWRIPVPALWRDVLEKIKAIGFTGFAFYSSWAYHAPNNNTVDFSTGARDITPIYELAKELGMYIIVRPGPYVNAEATAGGFPLWLTTGAYGSTRNDDPRYTAAWEPYFAEVSEITSKYQITDGHNTLCYQIENEYGQQWIDDPVDRNPNETAIAYMELLQASARANGITVPLTANDPNMNTKSWGKDWSNAGGNVDVVGVDSYPSCWSCDVSVCTGTNGEYVPYKVLNYYDYFQEVQPTMPFFMPEFQGGSYNPWDGPEGGCPEDTGADFANLFYRWNIGQRSTAISLYMVFGGTNWGGIAAPVTATSYDYSAPISEDRSIGPKYYETKLLALFTRCAKDLTVTDRLGNGTQYTTNDAISASELRNPENNAAFYVTTHQDTTLGTSESFKLHVNTSEGPLTIPRHGGTIRLNGHQSKIIVTDFSLGPETLLYSTAEVLTYEILDHRPTLVLWLPNGESGEFAIKGAKSGSATTCSGCSPVKFHHSKGALTVGFTQGEGTSVLELDNGVRVVLLHRETAYTFWAPALTDDPLVPETESVLVSGPYLVRSAKISGSTLALRGDSKGETTLEIFAPQKVKKVTWNGKHVKSSRTRYGSLKAELAKPLSIELPSLSGWRVSDSLPEKLPNYDDSGAAWVDADHITTLNPNKPATLPVLYANEYGFHNGVRLWRGYFNNSASGVFLNIQGGYAFGWSVWLNGHFLGSYLGSASIDQANDTLSFPTKALNNDGSPNVLLVVHDDTGHDQTTGVLNPRGILEARLLSTSSSSNDTSAPKFTHWRLAGTAGGESDLDPVRGVYNEDGLYAERVGWHLPGFDDSDWELVKSEKNSSLSFTGATVKFFRAVIPPLSIPEGVDVSISFVFSTASNTTAASSTVNNNNNSTSDATAFRAQLFVNGYQYGRYNPYVGNQVVYPVPPGVLDYNEENTIGVAVWAQTEAGAQLSLDWKVNYVLDSSLDAKGLDVGGLRPGWSKEREKFA; encoded by the exons ATGGCGCGCGTCGCTCAgttgctcctcttccttctggGAAGCTTCCAGGTTCTGGCAGCAGCTCAGAACAATTCCCAATCTGAATGGCCTCTACATGACAACGGCCTAAGCAAAGTTGTACAATGGGACCATTACAGTTTCTACGTCCACGGCCAACGGATATTCATCTTTTCAGGGGAATTCCATTACTGGCGCATCCCGGTCCCGGCACTGTGGCGCGACGTCTTGGAAAAGATCAAGGCCATTGGTTTCACTGGTTTCGCGTTCTACTCGAGCTGGGCCTACCATGCACCCAATAACAATACGGTCGACTTTTCGACAGGTGCCCGTGATATCACCCCAATTTATGAGCTAGCGAAGGAGCTTGGCATGTACATAATTGTACGTCCTGGGCCGTACGTCAACGCAGAAGCCACTGCTGGTGGGTTCCCACTCTGGCTTACGACCGGCGCGTATGGCTCGACGAGGAATGACGACCCTAGATATACGGCAGCGTGGGAACCTTATTTCGCCGAAGTGTCTGAAATTACGAGCAAGTACCAGATCACTGATGGCCATAACACCCTTTGCTACCAGATTGAGAACGAATATGGGCAGCAATGGATTGATGATCCAGTTGACAGAAACCCTAACGAGACGGCAATCGCCTACATGGAGTTGCTGCAAGCCTCGGCTCGTGCAAATGGAATCACTGTGCCATTGACGGCGAACGACCCCAATATGAATACCAAATCATGGGGAAAGGACTGGTCGAATGCTGGCGGGAATGTGGATGTTGTGGGAGTGGACTCGTACCCATCT TGCTGGAGCTGCGATGTCAGCGTGTGTACTGGTACGAACGGAGAATACGTACCATATAAAGTGTTGAATTACTACGACTACTTCCAAGAAGTCCAGCCAACCATGCCCTTTTTCATGCCCGAGTTTCAGGGCGGATCTTACAATCCCTGGGATGGTCCTGAAGGTGGCTGTCCCGAGGATACTGGTGCAGACTTTGCCAATTTATTTTACAGATGGAATATCGGCCAGCGATCGACTGCAATCAGCTTATACATGGTGTTTGGAGGAACAAACTGGGGTGGAATCGCGGCACCTGTCACCGCTACCAGTTATGACTATTCCGCGCCTATTTCGGAAGATCGATCGATCGGACCCAAGTACTATGAGACGAAGCTACTAGCCTTATTCACCCGATGCGCGAAGGACTTGACCGTAACCGATCGCCTCGGGAATGGGACGCAGTATACAACCAATGACGCCATCAGCGCAAGCGAGTTGCGGAATCCAGAGAATAACGCTGCCTTTTATGTGACCACCCACCAAGACACTACTCTCGGCACAAGCGAGTCGTTTAAACTGCACGTCAATACATCTGAGGGTCCTCTCACCATTCCGAGACACGGAGGCACCATCAGGCTCAACGGCCATCAGTCGAAGATCATTGTAACCGACTTCAGTCTTGGCCCTGAGACGCTCTTATACTCAACGGCAGAGGTTTTGACCTATGAGATTTTAGACCATAGGCCAACTCTCGTACTTTGGCTGCCCAACGGCGAATCGGGCGAGTTTGCTATCAAGGGTGCGAAATCTGGGTCAGCCACGACGTGCTCTGGGTGTTCGCCTGTAAAATTCCACCACAGCAAGGGTGCGTTGACAGTCGGGTTCACCCAAGGTGAAGGCACGAGCGTCCTAGAGCTAGACAACGGCGTCCGCGTGGTCTTGCTTCACAGAGAGACAGCATACACCTTCTGGGCCCCGGCATTGACAGACGACCCGCTTGTCCCTGAGACTGAAAGTG TACTTGTTAGTGGACCTTATCTTGTCCGATCAGCCAAGATCTCAGGATCCACCCTAGCCCTACGAGGTGATTCTAAGGGCGAAACAACCCTAGAGATATTCGCCCCTCaaaaggtgaagaaggttaCATGGAATGGAAAACATGTCAAGTCATCCAGGACTCGATATGGCAGCCTCAAAGCCGAGCTCGCTAAACCTCTGTCTATTGAATTGCCCAGTCTCAGCGGGTGGAGAGTGAGCGACAGCCTGCCGGAGAAGTTACCAAACTACGACGACTCGGGCGCAGCATGGGTTG ATGCGGACCATATTACAACACTTAACCCTAATAAGCCAGCTACACTCCCCGTGCTCTATGCTAACGAATATG GATTCCACAACGGTGTGCGCCTGTGGCGTGGATACTTTAACAACTCCGCCTCTGGTGTCTTCCTCAACATCCAAGGTGGCTACGCATT CGGCTGGTCTGTATGGCTGAATGGCCACTTCCTAGGCTCCTACCTAGGCTCCGCATCAATTGACCAGGCCAACGACActctctccttcccaacCAAAGCCCTAAATAACGACGGCTCCCCCAACGTCCTCCTTGTCGTCCACGACGACACAGGCCACGACCAAACAACAGGCGTCCTCAACCCTCGAGGAATCCTCGAGGCCCGTCTCctctccacatcctcctcctcaaacgACACTTCAGCACCCAAGTTCACCCACTGGCGCTTGGCTGGAACCGCAGGCGGAGAATCAGATCTCGACCCCGTCCGCGGCGTCTACAACGAAGACGGCCTCTACGCCGAACGCGTCGGATGGCATCTCCCCGGCTTTGATGATAGTGATTGGGAACTAGTaaagagcgagaagaatTCATCACTATCCTTCACCGGCGCAACAGTCAAATTCTTCCGTGCCGTCATCCCACCACTCTCCATCCCGGAGGGCGTCGACGTCTCTATCTCATTCGTTTTCTCTACTGCGTccaacaccaccgccgcttcctccactgtaaacaacaacaacaactcaACCAGCGACGCAACTGCCTTCCGTGCCCAGCTCTTCGTAAACGGCTACCAGTACGGGAGGTATAACCCCTACGTCGGAAACCAGGTTGTGTATCCTGTTCCACCGGGGGTTCTGGATTATAATGAGGAGAACACGATCGGTGTGGCGGTTTGGGCGCAAACTGAAGCTGGAGCACAGCTTAGCTTGGATTGGAAGGTAAACTACGTGCTCGATAGCTCGCTTGATGCTAAGGGGTTGGATGTGGGTGGGTTGAGGCCTGGGTGGAGtaaggagagggagaagttTGCGTAG
- a CDS encoding translation initiation factor eIF2B subunit gamma (COG:J;~EggNog:ENOG410PGA5;~InterPro:IPR029044,IPR011004) — MPHSVPVPPTGFQALILCGPGVSLNTFTSNPEEFPKALIPIANRPMVWYPLDWCYRMGINNITLITPPPSQGPLEAALSQNPHLTSLPSPSPSVLAPADLTLTTGTAELLRLPEVQACIKSDFLLLPCDLICDIPGESLLEAWMVSQSALGGSTLAGGWNTNGPKTIGMGGEAGGRRGGLAVYYQTKGREESVKGEVTDFVATAPLEQGEAPAVSHPTDGPAALRFGLSKLVLSMPMDTVKEKMEEDKGLLIRHSLVKKHAQVKMLTSFRDAHIYVFPYWVKEMARRNEKFESVSEDLVGWWAKTDWQTGLGEKLGLNEIFRQSQTVGESGSLDDESLEEEIDIKAMSTTKAGAGESYNTSSAEAPTEFQFASRVQSSGPDSGIEPPRKGKLITPPVLAYMHSALPSAPLVRRIDASSLLLSVSLRLAKLESVEEAGKVAASPFAHNQKVAYPAGVAQRCTVTKSDCLLADNVTVEEKCVIKESVIGVGCHIASGARLTRCLVMDGAVVGERCQLTGCIVGRRSKIGRECVLKECEIQDGHGVEEQTDAKNEKFMRFEGLDEDADDMDVAEDFGDDGSDLGF; from the exons ATGCCGCACTCTGTCCCAGTACCCCCGACGGGGTTCCAAGCGCTCATCCTTTGCGGGCCAGGCGTTTCCCTCAACACGTTCACTTCAAATCCAGAAGAATTCCCAAAGGCTCTGATTCCCATCGCAAACCGTCCTATGGTATGGTATCCGCTGGACTGGTGTTATCGTATGGGAATAAACA ACATAACTCTTATCACTCCTCCTCCTAGCCAAGGCCCTCTCGAGGCTGCTCTATCACAAAATCCTCACCTCACCTCTctcccatcgccatctccatccgtACTGGCGCCCGCCGATTTAACACTGACGACGGGTACCGCCGAATTGCTACGTCTTCCTGAAGTTCAAGCGTGTATAAAATccgactttcttcttctaccgTGCGATCTAATATGCGATATTCCGGGCGAATCTCTACTAGAAGCATGGATGGTCTCGCAAAGTGCACTCGGTGGATCGACACTTGCCGGAGGGTGGAATACCAATGGCCCAAAAACGATAGGAATGGGTGGTGAGGCAGGAGGACGTCGCGGGGGTTTAGCGGTATATTATCAAACAAAAGGGAGGGAAGAAAGTGTCAAGGGAGAAGTGACTGATTTCGTTGCCACCGCTCCTCTTGAGCAAGGCGAGGCGCCTGCGGTTTCTCATCCAACAGACGGGCCAGCTGCGCTACGGTTCGGGTTATCTAAGCTGGTACTTTCTATGCCAATGGATACAGTCAAAGAAAAAATGGAGGAAGATAAGGGCCTGCTCATCCGCCATTCACTTGTGAAGAAGCATGCACAAGTAAAGATGCTAACCAGCTTCCGAGATGCACACATTTATGTATTCCCCTATTGGGTCAAGGAAATGGCTCGACGCAACGAAAAGTTTGAGAGTGTCAGTGAAGATCTTGTGGGATGGTGGGCGAAAACCGATTGGCAAACAGGGCTGGGAGAAAAACTCGGATTGAATGAAATATTTCGACAAAGCCAGACCGTCGGGGAGAGTGGGAGCTTGGACGACGAGTcactggaggaggagattgacaTCAAAGCCATGAGCACCACCaaggctggagctggagagtctTACAACACATCATCGGCTGAAGCACCCACTGAATTCCAATTCGCCTCCCGGGTCCAGAGCTCAGGGCCCGACTCGGGCATAGAGCCACCACGAAAAGGGAAACTCATCACTCCCCCAGTGCTGGCCTACATGCATTCAGCCCTGCCATCTGCACCTTTGGTCAGGCGCATTgacgcttcttctcttcttctctctgtaTCGCTTCGACTTGCGAAACTCGAGTCTGTCGAAGAGGCTGGCAAAGTGGCTGCCTCTCCGTTTGCGCACAACCAAAAGGTCGCGTACCCTGCAGGTGTCGCTCAGCGCTGCACAGTTACCAAGTCTGACTGCCTACTCGCCGACAATGTTACCGTGGAGGAGAAGTGTGTGATTAAGGAGAGCGTGATCGGGGTCGGTTGCCATATCGCCAGCGGGGCCCGATTAACCCGCTGTCTAGTGATGGACGGAGCTGTCGTTGGAGAACGCTGTCAGTTGACAGGCTGCATCGTTGGGCGCCGCAGCAAGATTGGGCGTGAGTGTGTCCTAAAGGAGTGTGAAATCCAGGACGGCCACGGCGTCGAAGAGCAGACAGACGCCAAGAACGAGAAGTTTATGAGATTCGAAGGATtagatgaagatgccgatgACATGGATGTGGCCGAAGACtttggagacgatggcagCGACTTGGGTTTCTGA